In Paraburkholderia phenazinium, one DNA window encodes the following:
- the ftsA gene encoding cell division protein FtsA, with translation MSKDYKDLLVALDIGTSKVVAIVAELKGEGHYEVIGLGQSESKGLKKGVVVNIEATVQSIQRALEEAELMADCKITNVFTGIAGSHIRSFNSSGMVAIKEKEVTQADVARVIETAKAINIPTDQQVLHILTQEFIIDGQEDVREPIGMSGIRLEVKVHIVTGAVSAAQNIVKCVRRCGLEVNDLILQPLASSLAVLTEDEKELGVVLVDIGGGTTDIAIFSEGAIRHTAVIPIAGDQITSDIAMALRTPTPDAEDIKVDYGIAKQALADPDEMIEVPGLGERGPRTLSRQALAAVIEPRVEELFSLVQQVVRESGYEELLSSGVVLTGGASMMIGMVELGEDIFLKPVRIGVPEYAGGLADVVRNPRYSTAMGLLVEGRSQRMRGRKVAVQSGSMGQVFTRMKDWFLGNF, from the coding sequence ATGAGTAAAGACTATAAAGATCTGCTGGTCGCCCTCGACATTGGGACGTCGAAGGTCGTGGCCATCGTCGCCGAGCTGAAAGGCGAAGGTCACTACGAGGTGATCGGCCTCGGCCAGAGCGAATCGAAGGGGCTCAAGAAAGGCGTGGTGGTGAACATCGAGGCCACCGTGCAGTCTATTCAGCGTGCGCTTGAAGAAGCCGAGCTGATGGCCGACTGCAAGATCACGAACGTATTCACCGGGATCGCCGGCAGCCATATCCGCTCGTTCAATTCGAGCGGCATGGTGGCGATCAAGGAAAAGGAAGTGACGCAGGCCGATGTCGCCCGCGTGATCGAGACGGCCAAGGCGATCAACATCCCGACCGATCAGCAGGTGCTGCACATCCTGACCCAGGAATTCATCATCGACGGTCAGGAAGACGTGCGCGAGCCGATCGGCATGAGCGGCATCCGCCTCGAAGTGAAGGTGCATATCGTGACGGGCGCGGTGAGCGCGGCGCAGAACATCGTCAAGTGCGTGCGCCGCTGCGGGCTCGAAGTGAACGACCTGATCCTGCAGCCGCTGGCGTCGTCGCTGGCGGTGCTGACCGAGGACGAGAAGGAACTGGGCGTGGTGCTGGTGGATATCGGCGGCGGCACGACCGACATCGCGATCTTCAGCGAAGGCGCGATCCGTCACACCGCGGTGATTCCGATTGCCGGCGACCAGATCACCAGCGACATCGCCATGGCGCTGCGCACGCCGACGCCGGACGCGGAAGACATCAAGGTGGACTACGGCATCGCCAAGCAGGCTCTCGCCGATCCGGACGAGATGATCGAAGTGCCGGGGCTGGGCGAGCGCGGTCCGCGCACGCTGTCGCGCCAGGCGCTGGCGGCGGTGATCGAGCCGCGTGTCGAAGAACTGTTTTCGCTCGTGCAGCAGGTGGTGCGCGAGTCGGGTTACGAGGAACTGCTGAGCTCCGGCGTGGTGTTGACCGGTGGTGCGTCGATGATGATCGGCATGGTCGAACTGGGTGAGGACATTTTCCTGAAGCCGGTGCGGATTGGCGTGCCGGAATACGCGGGCGGTCTGGCCGACGTGGTGCGCAATCCGCGCTACTCGACCGCGATGGGCCTGCTGGTGGAAGGACGTTCGCAACGGATGCGCGGCCGCAAGGTGGCGGTGCAATCCGGTTCGATGGGCCAGGTGTTCACGCGCATGAAGGACTGGTTCCTGGGCAATTTCTAA
- a CDS encoding peroxiredoxin, which yields MIKVGEKLPDATVFELIEDERAGCTIGPNSFDVRGQTAGKRVVIFGLPGAFTPTCSAKHVPGYVEHAEQLRAAGIDEIWCVSVNDAFVMGAWGRDQHTSGKVRMMADGSAAFTRALGLEQDLSARGMGIRSQRYAMVVDDGVVKTLHVEAPGKFEVSDAGSILATLS from the coding sequence ATGATTAAGGTGGGTGAAAAGCTACCCGACGCAACCGTCTTTGAATTGATCGAAGACGAGCGTGCGGGCTGCACGATCGGGCCGAACAGCTTCGACGTGCGCGGACAGACTGCGGGCAAGCGCGTGGTGATCTTCGGATTGCCGGGCGCGTTCACCCCGACCTGTTCGGCCAAACATGTACCGGGTTATGTCGAACACGCCGAGCAGTTGCGCGCTGCCGGCATCGACGAGATCTGGTGCGTGTCCGTCAACGACGCGTTCGTGATGGGCGCGTGGGGACGCGATCAGCACACCTCGGGCAAGGTGCGCATGATGGCGGACGGTAGTGCGGCTTTCACGCGGGCGCTCGGTCTGGAGCAGGACCTGTCGGCGCGCGGCATGGGAATCCGTTCCCAGCGCTACGCGATGGTGGTCGACGACGGCGTGGTCAAGACGCTGCACGTCGAGGCACCCGGCAAGTTCGAAGTCAGCGATGCTGGGAGTATCCTCGCTACGTTGAGCTAG
- the ftsZ gene encoding cell division protein FtsZ, protein MEFQMLETETNGTIIKVVGVGGAGGNAVQHMINRGVQGVDFIVMNTDAQALSRSRATAVIQLGNTGLGAGAKPEMGRAAAEEARERIADALRGAHMVFITAGMGGGTGTGAAPVVAQIAKEMGILTVGVVSKPFEFEGGKRMRVAEAGSQQLEDHVDSLIVVLNDKLFEVMGDDAEMDKCFQCADDVLNNAVAGIAEIINVDGLVNVDFEDVKTVMGEQGKAMMGTATVAGVDRARLAAEQAVASPLLEGVDLSGARGVLVNITSSRSLRLSETREVMNTIKSYAAEDATVIFGAVYDDAMGDALRVTVVATGLGRAAKKQQSAPMTLLRTGTDNQPIGAMQHAYAPQHHASTADYGALDTPAVWRTSRDTAASHVQALQEKGVDTYDIPAFLRKQAD, encoded by the coding sequence ATGGAATTCCAGATGCTGGAAACCGAAACCAACGGCACCATTATCAAGGTGGTCGGAGTCGGTGGCGCTGGCGGCAATGCCGTTCAGCACATGATCAACCGCGGCGTGCAAGGCGTCGACTTCATCGTGATGAACACGGACGCGCAGGCTCTGTCGCGTTCGCGTGCCACCGCGGTGATCCAGCTCGGCAACACCGGTCTCGGCGCCGGCGCCAAGCCGGAAATGGGCCGCGCCGCAGCAGAAGAAGCACGTGAGCGCATCGCAGACGCACTGCGTGGCGCGCACATGGTGTTCATCACCGCAGGCATGGGTGGCGGCACGGGCACGGGGGCTGCTCCGGTCGTGGCGCAGATCGCCAAGGAAATGGGTATCTTGACTGTTGGCGTGGTCAGCAAGCCGTTCGAATTCGAAGGCGGCAAGCGCATGCGTGTAGCAGAAGCCGGTTCGCAGCAACTGGAGGATCACGTCGACTCGCTGATCGTCGTTCTGAACGACAAGCTGTTCGAGGTGATGGGCGATGACGCCGAGATGGACAAGTGCTTCCAGTGCGCAGACGACGTTCTGAACAACGCAGTTGCCGGTATCGCGGAAATCATCAACGTCGACGGTCTGGTGAACGTCGACTTCGAAGACGTGAAGACGGTGATGGGCGAGCAGGGCAAGGCGATGATGGGCACGGCGACGGTCGCCGGCGTCGATCGCGCCCGTCTGGCTGCCGAGCAGGCTGTGGCTAGCCCGCTGCTGGAAGGCGTGGACCTGTCGGGTGCACGCGGCGTGCTGGTGAACATCACCTCGAGCCGTTCGCTGCGTCTGTCGGAAACGCGCGAAGTGATGAACACCATCAAGAGCTACGCTGCAGAAGACGCTACCGTGATTTTCGGCGCGGTATACGATGATGCAATGGGCGACGCGCTGCGCGTGACGGTCGTGGCAACGGGTCTGGGCCGTGCGGCGAAGAAGCAGCAATCGGCTCCGATGACGCTGCTGCGCACCGGCACGGACAATCAGCCGATTGGTGCAATGCAACACGCGTACGCTCCGCAACACCACGCAAGCACGGCAGACTACGGCGCGCTGGATACGCCGGCAGTGTGGCGCACTTCGCGTGACACGGCGGCTTCGCACGTGCAGGCGCTGCAGGAAAAGGGCGTCGATACGTACGATATTCCGGCATTCCTGCGCAAGCAGGCGGACTGA